The following coding sequences are from one Passer domesticus isolate bPasDom1 chromosome 11, bPasDom1.hap1, whole genome shotgun sequence window:
- the LOC135278404 gene encoding intestinal-type alkaline phosphatase-like: MLDPWGCTWRLPALLSPPDAEKTPGYWNKGARKRLELALALQPAAQRAKNIILFMGDGMGLSTMSAARIYKGQLAGGSGEESVLAMETFPHTALAKTYTIDRQVPDSAGTGTAYLCGVKANAKTLGLSGAAVYGKCHTTFGNEVDSVLHRARLAGKSVGIVTTTRVQHASPGAAYAHSASRSWYADANMPKEALRDGCKDIAYQLVHNTDINVILGGGRMYMTPKHTQDPEYPEDPDQNGTRKDGRDLIAEWLSAKQGARYVWDKKGLDAVRDDSVSHLMGLFEPKDMKYELNRNTSTDPSIVEMTEKAIRILRRNPNGFFLFVEDDHIPCAGGRIDHGHHSGRAKQALMEAVMLDRAVARAGELTSPADTLTVVTADHSHVFTFGGSTPRGNSIFGLAPKKAKDKRAYTSILYGNGPGYSIRDGARPAASLPAAEDKDYRQQAAVPLETETHSGEDVVVLAQGPMAQLFHGVQEQHYIAHAMAYAACLEPYATEPGCRAARRASHSTRCCPQALLVLLALCMAALTVRG, encoded by the exons ATGCTGGACCCCTGGGGGTGCACCTGgaggctcccagctctgctctcacctCCAGATGCTGAGAAGACCCCGGGCTACTGGAATAAAGGTGCCAGGAAGAGGCTGGAGTTGGCCCTGGCCTtgcagcctgcagcacagcgGGCCAAAAACATCATCCTCTTCATGGGTGACG GCATGGGGCTGTCCACCATGTCAGCAGCTCGGATCTACAAGGGGCAGCTGGCCGGTGGCTCAGGCGAGGAGAGCGTCTTGGCCATGGAGACCTTTCCCCACACGGCCCTGGCCAAG ACCTACACCATCGACCGGCAGGTGCCCGACAGCGCTGGCACGGGCACTGCCTACCTCTGTGGGGTGAAGGCCAACGCCAAGACTCTGGGGCTGAGCGGGGCAGCCGTCTATGGAAAATGCCACACCACCTTTGGCAATGAGGTGGACTCTGTCCTGCACCGGGCCAGGCTGGCGG GCAAGTCTGTGGGCATCGTGACGACCACGCGGGTGCAGCACGCGTCCCCCGGGGCAGCGTACGCGCACTCGGCCAGCCGGAGCTGGTACGCTGACGCCAACATGCCCAAGGAGGCCCTGCGGGACGGCTGCAAGGACATCGCCTACCAGCTGGTGCACAACACCGACATCAAC GTGATCCTGGGCGGCGGGAGGATGTACATGACCCCCAAGCACACTCAGGACCCCGAGTATCCAGAGGACCCAGATCAAAATGGCACCAGGAAGGACGGCCGGGACTTGATTGCTGAGTGGCTGAGTGCCAAGCAG GGTGCCCGCTATGTCTGGGACAAGAAGGGCCTGGATGCGGTCAGAGATGACTCTGTGAGCCACCTTATGG GTCTTTTCGAGCCCAAGGACATGAAGTATGAGCTGAACCGCAACACGTCCACAGACCCCTCCATCGTGGAGAtgacagaaaaggccatccgcATCCTGCGCAGGAACCCCAACGGCTTCTTCCTCTTTGTGGAAGATGA CCACATTCCCTGTGCAGGTGGCAGAATCGACCACGGCCACCACAGTGGCCGGGCCAAGCAGGCGCTGATGGAGGCTGTGATGCTGGACCGGGCAGTGGCACGGGCAGGAGAGCTTACCTCCCCTGCTGACACCCTGACCGTGGTGACGGCCGATCACTCCCATGTCTTCACTTTTGGGGGCAGCACACCACGTGGCAACTCCATCTTTG ggctggccccCAAGAAAGCCAAGGACAAGCGAGCCTACACCAGCATCCTCTATGGCAATGGTCCTGGCTACAGCATCCGTGACGGGGCCCGGCCAGCTGCCAGTCTCCCTGCTGCAG aggaCAAGGACTacaggcagcaggcagctgtgcccctggagACAGAGACCCACAGTGGGGAAGACGTGGTGGTGCTGgcccagggccccatggcccagCTCTTCCACggggtgcaggagcagcactaCATCGCCCACGCCATGGCCTACGCTGCCTGCCTCGAGCCCTACGCCACAGAGCCTGGGTGCAGGGCAGCCCGCAGGGCCTCCCATAGCACACGGTGCTGCCCGCAGGCCCTGCTCGTCCTCCTGGCCCTCTGCATGGCTGCCCTCACTGTGAGGGGCTGA
- the LOC135278755 gene encoding intestinal-type alkaline phosphatase-like, with the protein MQLLASLTLCLCAGLSTAVIPAEEENPSFWYKQAAAAIDASFKIQPRINEAKNLIIFLGDGFGVSTITATRILKAQQQGKLGPETPLALDSFPYMALSKTYNVDRHVPDSAGTGTAYLCGVKGNYKTIGVSAAARHSECSTTAGNEVISVMERARKAGKAVGVVTTTRVQHASPAGTYAHVVNRDWYADASMPQEARLQGCTDIAWQLVHNVDINVILGGGRKYMTPVGTPDPEYPADSRQNGIREDGINLIEKWLEARPGARYVWNRTEMLAAAADPNVNYLMGLFEPVDTKYNLVRNTTLDPSLTEMTEAAITILSRNPKGFYLFVEGGRIDRGHHEGSPHKALTEAVEFDTAIERAGTMTDEAETLTVITADHSHVFTFGGYTLRGSSIFGLAPTIASDGKNYTSILYGNGPGYPGPVRPNVDPETAMQFDYQPQAAVPLESETHGGEDVAILAKGPMAHLFHGVQEQTYVAHAMAYAACIEPYADCRQRSSGPATRATPLALLLPALLLPLFR; encoded by the exons ATGCAGCTCCTGGCATCCCTCACCCTCTGCCTCTGCGCAGGGCTCAGCACCGCTGTCATTccag CGGAGGAGGAGAATCCATCCTTCTGGTACaagcaggcagctgcagccatcGACGCCTCCTTCAAAATCCAGCCCAGGATAAATGAAGCCAAAAACCTCATAATTTTCCTTGGGGATG gatttggggtctcCACCATCACAGCCACCCGCATCCtaaaggcacagcagcaggggaagctcGGGCCTGAGACCCCACTTGCCCTGGATTCTTTCCCCTACATGGCTCTGTCGAAG ACCTACAATGTGGACAGACATGTCCCTGACAGCGCGGGGACAGGAACAGCCTACCTCTGTGGTGTGAAGGGCAACTACAAGACCATAGGGGTGAGTGCGGCCGCCCGCCACTCAGAGTGCAGCACCACGGCCGGCAACGAGGTGATCTCAGTGATGGAGCGAGCCCGCAAAGCTG GGAAGGCGGTGGGCGTGGTGACCACGACGCGGGTGCAGCACGCGTCGCCCGCGGGAACCTATGCCCACGTGGTGAACCGGGACTGGTACGCGGACGCCAGCATGCCCCAGGAGGCgcggctgcagggctgcacgGACATCGCCTGGCAGCTGGTCCACAACGTCGACATCAAT GTGATCCTGGGTGGTGGTCGGAAATACATGACCCCCGTGGGGACGCCGGACCCTGAGTACCCCGCCGACAGCCGGCAGAATGGGATACGTGAGGATGGGATAAACCTCATTGAGAAGTGGCTGGAGGCACGGCCG GGTGCCCGCTATGTCTGGAACAGGACAGAgatgctggctgctgctgctgaccccAACGTGAATTATTTGATGG GTCTCTTTGAACCCGTGGACACCAAGTACAACCTGGTGCGTAACACCACCCTGGACCCGTCACTCACCGAGATGACAGAGGCGGCCATCACCATCCTGAGCAGGAACCCCAAAGGCTTCTACCTCTTTGTGGAAG GTGGCAGAATCGACCGTGGTCACCATGAAGGTTCACCCCATAAGGCCCTGACAGAGGCCGTGGAGTTCGACACGGCCATCGAGCGGGCTGGCACCATGACAGACGAGGCTGAGACCCTCACCGTCATCACCGCTGACCACTCCCACGTCTTCACCTTTGGGGGCTACACCCTGCGTGGCTCCTCCATCTTCG GTCTGGCACCCACAATAGCCAGTGACGGGAAGAACTATACATCGATCCTCTACGGGAATGGACCAGGATATCCTGGCCCTGTCCGGCCCAATGTGGACCCAGAAACAGCCA TGCAGTTCGATTACCAGCCACAGGCGGCTGTGCCACTGGAGTCGGAGACCCATGGCGGTGAGGACGTGGCCATCCTGGCCAAGGGCCCCATGGCCCACCTCTTCCACGGGGTGCAGGAGCAGACCTACGTAGCCCATGCCATGGCCTACGCCGCCTGCATCGAGCCCTACGCCGACTGCCGCCAGCGGAGCTCTGGCCCTGCCACCCGCGCCAcccccctggccctgctcctgcctgccctcctcctgcccctcttcCGCTGA
- the LOC135278756 gene encoding intestinal-type alkaline phosphatase-like, with protein sequence MQLLASLTLCLCAGLSTAVIPAEEENPSFWYKQAAAAIDASLKLQPRINEAKNLILFLGDGFGIPTITATRILKAQQQGKLGPETPLALDAFPYVALSKTYNVDRQVPDSAGTATAYLCGVKGNYQTIGVSAAARHSECSTTAGNEVISVMKRARKAGKAVGVVTTTRVQHASPAGTYAHVVNRDWYADASMPQEARLQGCTDIAWQLVHNVDINVILGGGRKYMTPVGTPDPEYPADSRQNGIREDGINLIEKWLEARPGARYVWNRTEMLAAAADPNVNYLMGLFEPGDTKYNLVRNTTLDPSLTEMTEAAITILSRNPKGFYLFVEGGRIDHGHHDGAAHKALTEAVEFDTAIERAGTMTDEAETLTVITADHSHVFAFGGYTLRGSSIFALGQKKTTDGKNYTSILYGNGPGYPHGERPNVDPEKAMQYEYLPQAAVPLLSETHGGEDVAILAKGPMAHLFHGVQEQTYVAHAMAYAACIEPYTDCRQRSSGPATRATPLALLLPALLLPLIR encoded by the exons ATGCAGCTCCTGGCATCCCTCACCCTCTGCCTCTGCGCAGGGCTCAGCACCGCTGTCATTccag CGGAGGAGGAGAATCCATCCTTCTGGTACaagcaggcagctgcagccatcGACGCCTCCTTAAAACTCCAGCCCAGGATAAATGAAGCCAAAAACCTCATCCTTTTCCTTGGGGATG GATTCGGGATCCCCACCATCACAGCCACCCGCATCCtaaaggcacagcagcaggggaagctcGGGCCTGAGACTCCTCTTGCCCTGGATGCTTTTCCCTATGTGGCCCTGTCGAAG ACCTACAATGTGGATCGGCAAGTCcctgacagtgcagggacagccacagcctATCTCTGTGGCGTGAAGGGCAACTACCAGACCATAGGGGTAAGCGCGGCCGCCCGCCACTCAGAGTGCAGCACCACGGCCGGCAACGAGGTGATCTCAGTGATGAAGCGAGCCCGCAAAGCTG GGAAGGCGGTGGGCGTGGTGACCACGACGCGGGTGCAGCACGCGTCGCCCGCGGGAACCTATGCCCACGTGGTGAACCGGGACTGGTACGCGGACGCCAGCATGCCCCAGGAGGCgcggctgcagggctgcacgGACATCGCCTGGCAGCTGGTCCACAACGTCGACATCAAC GTGATCCTGGGTGGTGGTCGGAAATACATGACCCCCGTGGGGACGCCGGACCCTGAGTACCCCGCTGACAGCCGGCAGAATGGGATACGCGAGGATGGGATAAACCTCATTGAGAAGTGGCTGGAGGCACGGCCG GGTGCCCGCTATGTCTGGAACAGGACAGAGATGCTGGCTGCTGCCGCCGACCCCAACGTGAATTACTTGATGG GTCTCTTTGAACCTGGGGACACCAAGTACAACCTGGTGCGTAACACCACCCTGGACCCATCACTCACCGAGATGACAGAGGCGGCCATCACCATCCTCAGCAGGAACCCCAAAGGCTTCTACCTCTTTGTGGAAG GTGGCAGAATTGACCATGGCCACCACGATGGCGCAGCCCATAAGGCCCTGACAGAGGCCGTGGAGTTCGACACGGCCATCGAGCGGGCTGGCACCATGACAGACGAGGCTGAGACCCTCACCGTCATCACCGCTGACCACTCCCATGTCTTCGCCTTTGGGGGCTACACCCTGCGTGGCTCCTCCATCTTCG ctctgggccAAAAGAAAACCACTGATGGCAAGAACTACACATCGATCCTCTACGGGAATGGACCAGGATACCCACATGGTGAACGGCCCAATGTGGACCCAGAAAAAGCca TGCAGTATGAGTACCTGCCACAGGCGGCTGTGCCACTGCTGTCGGAGACCCATGGCGGTGAGGACGTGGCCATCCTGGCCAAGGGCCCCATGGCCCACCTCTTCCACGGGGTGCAGGAGCAGACCTACGTAGCCCATGCCATGGCCTACGCCGCCTGCATCGAGCCCTACACCGACTGCCGCCAGCGGAGCTCTGGCCCTGCCACCCGCGCCAcccccctggccctgctcctgcctgccctcctcctgcccctcatCCGCTGA